The following is a genomic window from Liolophura sinensis isolate JHLJ2023 chromosome 10, CUHK_Ljap_v2, whole genome shotgun sequence.
ACAAATTCAAATcattaagtaaaactgaactgAACTAAAGCGTGACTTCACGTGAACTTCTCGCCTAAAACAGTGTTAACGTAATCTTGAAATAAACTGTCAAATATCTGATGACTCTGCCATTGAACATTTGCGTTTAATTCTGACTAACAAAACTGACTGGCTTTGAATAGGATGTTGGTCCACAGTTCCTTGGGAAGCTTAATAAACGTTGATCATGCTTCTAAATCTTCATATTCGCTGACAACGACCAAGGAGGCAAGGGTGGTATTGGTGGAGGACGTGTGGAGGAGAGGAGGGGCCTCACGAGCAGAGGCTGTGGAGAAGTCGGCCGAGTCCCCGGTCCCCGCCGATCGTGAAGGTCCCCAGGCCAAGGCTCGGGGAGATATCCCCCGGTTTAGCAAGAATATGGCGCGAAGTTCCTGCCGGACTACTTTACTCCTGAACACGTACACGATGGTATTCAGAGCACTGTTAGAAAGCACCAAAAAGAGAGCAATACTTTGAAAAGAAGCGGGAATGTCCGTGGGATTCGTCAAAGTGGATTCCAAGACGATGATGACGAAATACGGCAGCCAGCAGACGATGAACGTCGACACGACAAGCAAACTGGTCACGGCAGCCCTCCATTCGTCCGGGCGGAAAAATGTCTGCCCTTTACTGCCCGTGCTGAAACGCCTACTGAACAACAAGTTAAGAGACGCACTGCTTCGCCTGCGTCCGTGACGCGGAAGCGCCTGCGCACTTACTTCCTCCGTCGACGTCGGAATAATGCTGTTCCTGCGCGTTCTCTCGCTGTTGTTACGGGCAGCCCGGCAGATGACGGCATACGCGAACACCATCACACCCAGCGGTAGGACGAAACAGACGAGTGTGAGAAAGAGTGTGTAATACTGATCACTCGTATCCCTGCTTTTccacaaaacagtacatgtgaATTTCTCCGCCTGATATTCGAAATGGTTCCAGCCGAATATCGGCGGCAAGGCTGCGCCGACAGCTATTGTCCAGACAGCCAGTATCATGACCGTGGCTCGCTGCGACGTCACCCTCATCTTATAATGCAAAGGCGATATCACAGCGCAATACCGGTCCACGGATATCACCACCAAAGTCAAGGTGCTGGCCGAGAAAGTCTACCGTTGTGAGAAATCCTATACCCTGACACCAGGGCGCGCTGAAAATCCATTCTCGTGCCACCAAGGACACGAATACAAACGGTATCACGAATATGGTGTTCAGTATATTGCAAATCGCCAAGTTGAGGATGAAACGGTTGGAAATAGTGAGTAGTGCCGGTTTCTTGTAGAAAAACGAGGAACACGAGTGAGTTTGTAAACAAACTAGCCAGGAATATGATGAAGACAACGGAAGCCTGCACAGCTCCTCCGCAGCTTGTAATTCATTCCTACCGTCGAAGAAAGGTCAACCTTCGACACGGACTGTCGCGAATGCTCTATGCTGTTCGCCGAAAAGTTTACAGAAGCGGTGGAGTTTGGGTTCAGTTGCATGCTGTTTTATGGACACCCTCGCAATGGTATTTGAAATCTCTGGTGAGAGTTAAAGTCACTCTGGGTAGCGCCAGTCACAGCGGTTCCTATACCGCTCGCCATGGCAAAAGCCTTGACCAAGAAACGCGGGACTCTTCATACAACTCTCAATTCGCCTTACTGGTTCGCTGCCTTTGAGAAAGGCGCAGACCAACGGTGTACCAACAGTAGCCCTTTCTTCGATTCCCGATGACGAGACCATGACTGGATATCGAACTGTAGCGTCTCTTTTGTTCCAGGCACTTTTACTCCGGTTTCCAGACACAAAGGGTCAGTTCAAAGCCTACGCGACCTTGAGCCGTCTTCCGCTGCTGGGAAGTCTATCATGATAGACCAGCAGAGGTATCGGCATTAATTACTCCAGGCGGTCACGACCCCTGCGTGAAGATGAGCTCTACCTGAAATTATGCCAATGAAATAGAGAATGAGATTACAAACAGGAATCGTGTTTCCTTTAATGACGTGTACTCTGCGATTGATCAGGTTAACAACAGTCGGATAGCAGTTGTGTAAGTGCGCAACGATTCCTTTCTGGATCCAAGGTAAAGGTTCACACAAAAGCAATTATTCGTGCTGCGTCTGACTGTTACGTCATATACAccactatatacacatatgtaacatATACGTAACAAATATACGTAACTACCAGAAAACTTGCAAATATCACAGATACTGTCATGTATATTCCAAATTTTCAGACAGATCCTTTAAAAACGagcaaataaatctttttcaatGTTTGGCTTTGAGACAAAAGGCACAGTTTCTTACGTTGGAATGATCTAATTGGGCGTACACGTGTAACAATTATGCACGTGTGAACCATGTGAACCTCTGATCTTTTCACTAAATTCCCCAATAGCCGCAATACTCTTATGAGG
Proteins encoded in this region:
- the LOC135476943 gene encoding LOW QUALITY PROTEIN: G-protein coupled receptor 161-like (The sequence of the model RefSeq protein was modified relative to this genomic sequence to represent the inferred CDS: deleted 2 bases in 2 codons), which produces MVSSSGIEERATVGTPLVCAFLKGSEPASVVFIIFLASLFTNSLVFLVFYKKPALLTISNRFILNLAICNILNTIFVIPFVFVSLVAREWIFSAPWCQGIGFLTTVTFSASTLTLVVISVDRYCAVISPLHYKMRVTSQRATVMILAVWTIAVGAALPPIFGWNHFEYQAEKFTCTVLWKSRDTSDQYYTLFLTLVCFVLPLGVMVFAYAVICRAARNNSERTRRNSIIPTSTEEVSAQALPRHGRRRSSASLNLLFSRRFSTGSKGQTFFRPDEWRAAVTSLLVVSTFIVCWLPYFVIIVLESTLTNPTDIPASFQSIALFLVLSNSALNTIVYVFRSKVVRQELRAIFLLNRGISPRALAWGPSRSAGTGDSADFSTASAREAPPLLHTSSTNTTLASLVVVSEYEDLEA